Proteins encoded within one genomic window of Paenarthrobacter sp. JL.01a:
- the folK gene encoding 2-amino-4-hydroxy-6-hydroxymethyldihydropteridine diphosphokinase — protein sequence MTSGYTKAILALGSNLGERNDTLSTAVADLVDPPEVRLLGVSPVVQTKPVGGPEGQPDFLNMVMAVETTLTPLELLKHCNEVEEKHHRTREVRWGPRTLDVDIIVFGDVVSDDPVLTLPHPRAAERAFVLYPWSLLEPHAQLNGRGVAELAAVAADMPDIRRFDGYGDVAGIPATGAVEQP from the coding sequence ATGACCTCTGGCTATACCAAGGCCATTTTGGCGTTGGGCAGCAACCTGGGGGAGCGCAACGACACCCTGTCCACTGCTGTCGCGGATCTGGTTGACCCGCCGGAGGTCCGCCTCCTGGGGGTTTCGCCGGTGGTTCAGACCAAGCCCGTCGGTGGGCCGGAGGGCCAGCCTGATTTTTTGAACATGGTCATGGCGGTGGAAACCACGCTTACGCCGCTGGAGCTCCTCAAGCACTGCAACGAGGTGGAAGAAAAGCATCACCGTACGCGTGAAGTGCGCTGGGGTCCACGGACGCTGGACGTGGACATCATCGTGTTCGGAGACGTTGTGAGCGACGACCCCGTCCTTACCCTTCCGCACCCCAGGGCAGCAGAGCGGGCGTTCGTGTTGTACCCGTGGTCGCTGCTTGAACCGCACGCACAGCTGAACGGCCGGGGCGTGGCTGAACTGGCTGCCGTCGCGGCTGACATGCCTGACATCCGCAGGTTTGACGGATACGGCGATGTCGCCGGCATCCCGGCGACGGGGGCGGTGGAGCAGCCGTGA
- a CDS encoding DUF3180 domain-containing protein — translation MKAMRPVVLVLIAVIAAVVGWLATLSTNRFSMPTPVLPTSALVTMGVIAGLTLVMGVRVLRWRNGKKKNLLNPILAARTLILAQACAYAGTLLLGWHAGIAVDLLRIGTLRSGEGILWNALLMGGGGVVMIVVGLVVERFCRIPPEDIEGGTSGPETRRGETKGEGEYAYRGD, via the coding sequence GTGAAAGCCATGCGCCCAGTGGTTTTGGTGCTCATCGCGGTCATTGCTGCCGTTGTTGGTTGGTTGGCGACGTTGAGCACCAACCGCTTCAGCATGCCCACCCCGGTCCTGCCGACGTCGGCCCTGGTCACCATGGGCGTCATTGCCGGACTCACGCTTGTCATGGGCGTACGGGTCCTGCGCTGGCGGAACGGCAAGAAGAAGAACCTGCTGAATCCGATCCTTGCTGCCCGGACGCTGATCCTTGCCCAGGCGTGCGCCTACGCGGGAACACTCCTCCTTGGCTGGCATGCCGGAATTGCTGTGGACCTCCTGCGGATCGGCACCCTTCGCAGCGGTGAAGGCATTTTGTGGAACGCGCTCCTCATGGGCGGAGGCGGCGTAGTGATGATTGTTGTCGGCCTGGTGGTGGAGCGTTTTTGCCGCATTCCGCCGGAGGACATCGAGGGCGGCACTTCCGGTCCGGAAACCCGCCGCGGAGAGACCAAAGGCGAAGGCGAGTATGCATACCGAGGCGATTGA
- a CDS encoding PH domain-containing protein gives MHTEAIDPPGVQWLRVSPKYVTVRLVEWAIGNLVMLAALSLPLVFVLLGWWRWPPLWLAIAVPAVMLVLALWRLVLIPRQVRAIGYAERDDDLLIRRGIFFQRTMVVPYGRMQYVDVAVGPVERSLGLCTLKLHTASTGTNAHLPGLPAQEGARLREQLSARGEARLAGL, from the coding sequence ATGCATACCGAGGCGATTGACCCTCCCGGCGTCCAGTGGCTGCGGGTTTCCCCGAAGTACGTCACTGTCCGCTTGGTGGAGTGGGCCATCGGCAACCTGGTGATGCTGGCCGCGCTTAGCCTGCCGCTTGTGTTCGTGCTTTTGGGCTGGTGGCGTTGGCCGCCGCTCTGGCTGGCCATCGCCGTGCCCGCGGTGATGTTGGTGTTGGCGCTGTGGCGCTTGGTGCTGATTCCGCGGCAAGTACGGGCCATCGGTTACGCAGAACGCGACGATGATCTGCTCATCCGCCGTGGCATCTTCTTCCAGCGCACCATGGTGGTTCCTTACGGCCGGATGCAATACGTCGATGTTGCCGTCGGGCCTGTTGAGCGCAGCCTGGGGCTGTGCACCCTGAAGCTGCACACCGCTTCGACAGGAACAAACGCCCATCTCCCCGGTCTTCCGGCACAGGAAGGCGCCCGCCTGCGTGAGCAGCTTTCGGCCCGCGGAGAAGCCAGGCTGGCCGGGCTGTGA
- a CDS encoding PH domain-containing protein — MVLPDQAVDGGWKRVHPASPFVRGWVALAAVGFFFGRDAFERLLQGRDFVDPALSGRAPWLLAGGGVVLLLTVGGFILSWYFTRYQVAEGFVRVNTGFLFKQQRQARLDRVQAIDIVQPLLARIFGLAELKFEVADAGESAVRLAYLPVEQAKQLRATILARAAGVVSEPGSPQEVPEAPEHVVLSVPPGRLLGSLLLSEQTVGILLGAAAVVSTSVLLDNTAIFLALIPAILGIGASYWNAFNKGYNFTAAISPDGIRLRYGLLDTQAQTLPPGRIQAVMVRQPPIWRIFGWYRMHVNVAGYGAAGTGEGAARTMLLPVGLKSDALRMLSLVLPDPGIDNPEEVFVTGLEGLAPASGSASGTDGFVTTPRRAWLLAPLGWRRNGFLATGTALLIRSGRWWRTLVVVPHQRTQSMALQQGPLARHFGVADLVLHTTAGPVMPRVFQAGVPQAVELFDQQAARAREARKRQTSEQWLAQVAPQAPEVAAAARPQHTNQEDRQDG; from the coding sequence ATGGTGTTGCCGGACCAGGCCGTCGACGGCGGGTGGAAGCGCGTCCATCCTGCCTCACCTTTCGTGCGCGGCTGGGTGGCCCTGGCCGCCGTCGGCTTCTTCTTTGGGCGCGATGCCTTCGAGCGCCTGCTGCAGGGGCGGGACTTTGTTGACCCGGCGTTGAGCGGCAGGGCCCCTTGGCTGCTTGCTGGAGGCGGTGTTGTGCTGCTGCTGACGGTGGGTGGCTTCATCCTCAGCTGGTACTTCACGCGATACCAGGTGGCCGAGGGCTTCGTCCGCGTGAACACCGGCTTCCTGTTCAAGCAGCAGCGGCAGGCCCGCCTGGACCGCGTGCAGGCCATCGACATCGTGCAGCCCCTTTTGGCGCGGATTTTCGGTCTCGCTGAACTCAAGTTCGAAGTGGCCGACGCCGGTGAGTCGGCGGTGCGGCTGGCTTACCTTCCGGTGGAGCAGGCCAAGCAGTTGCGCGCCACCATACTGGCCCGTGCGGCCGGTGTGGTCAGCGAACCCGGCTCGCCCCAGGAAGTCCCGGAAGCGCCCGAACATGTGGTGTTATCGGTCCCGCCCGGACGCCTGCTCGGTTCGCTGTTGCTGAGCGAACAGACCGTGGGCATCCTCCTCGGAGCCGCAGCTGTGGTGTCCACGTCTGTCCTGCTGGATAACACCGCGATTTTCCTGGCCCTCATTCCTGCCATTCTGGGCATTGGCGCCTCATATTGGAATGCGTTCAACAAGGGCTACAACTTCACCGCCGCCATCTCCCCGGACGGCATCCGGCTCCGCTACGGTCTGCTGGATACGCAGGCGCAGACGTTGCCTCCCGGCCGTATCCAGGCCGTGATGGTGAGGCAGCCACCCATCTGGAGGATTTTCGGCTGGTACCGCATGCACGTGAACGTGGCCGGTTACGGTGCGGCGGGCACCGGCGAGGGCGCAGCGCGGACCATGTTGCTCCCTGTGGGCTTGAAGTCCGACGCCCTGCGGATGCTGTCGTTGGTTTTGCCGGATCCCGGCATTGATAACCCCGAGGAAGTGTTTGTCACCGGATTGGAGGGTCTCGCGCCGGCCTCTGGCAGCGCTTCCGGTACCGACGGATTCGTCACTACGCCGCGTCGCGCCTGGCTGCTGGCTCCGCTGGGGTGGCGCCGGAACGGCTTCCTCGCCACAGGTACGGCGCTGCTGATCCGGTCCGGCCGGTGGTGGCGCACCCTGGTGGTGGTTCCGCATCAGCGCACCCAATCCATGGCCTTGCAACAAGGTCCCCTGGCCCGCCATTTCGGCGTGGCCGATCTTGTCCTGCACACCACGGCGGGTCCAGTCATGCCAAGGGTGTTCCAAGCGGGAGTGCCGCAGGCAGTGGAACTTTTCGACCAGCAGGCGGCCCGTGCCCGGGAGGCACGCAAGCGGCAGACCAGTGAGCAGTGGCTGGCGCAGGTAGCGCCGCAGGCTCCCGAAGTTGCGGCGGCAGCCCGACCCCAACACACCAACCAGGAGGACCGACAGGATGGCTAA
- a CDS encoding Rossmann-like and DUF2520 domain-containing protein — protein MAKPGRLGVGIVGAGKVGAVLGAALRAAEHAVVGVSAVSEASRERAENLLPGVPILEIQDIVERSELVLLAVPDDALGELVTGLATLGAWQPGQLVAHTSGRYGVGILNPVRAAGAIPLALHPAMTFTGMSLDLSRLMDCTFGVTADAAMLPIAQALVVEMGAEPVAIAEADRTLYHAALAHSSNHMVTLVAQASQLLREIGVESPESMLGPLLRATLENALASGESALTGPVARGDVGTVTAHAQALKEYDAGAGGDVLAAYQAMARATARRAGNRGLLRPEQLTDIDAALDAEPKATEGN, from the coding sequence ATGGCTAAGCCAGGACGACTCGGAGTCGGAATCGTCGGCGCCGGCAAGGTGGGCGCCGTCTTGGGCGCGGCTTTGCGCGCGGCCGAGCACGCCGTCGTCGGGGTTTCCGCCGTGTCCGAAGCGAGCCGCGAGCGGGCCGAAAACCTGCTACCCGGCGTCCCGATCCTCGAGATCCAGGACATCGTGGAACGTTCGGAGCTGGTGCTGTTGGCCGTGCCGGATGACGCACTCGGTGAACTCGTGACGGGGTTGGCCACCTTGGGCGCCTGGCAACCGGGGCAACTCGTGGCGCACACGTCGGGCCGGTATGGCGTCGGCATTCTCAATCCCGTGCGGGCCGCAGGAGCGATTCCGCTGGCCCTGCACCCGGCCATGACCTTCACCGGCATGAGCCTTGACCTGAGCCGCCTCATGGATTGCACTTTCGGCGTCACCGCGGACGCAGCCATGCTTCCGATCGCGCAGGCACTCGTGGTGGAAATGGGCGCCGAGCCCGTCGCCATCGCCGAAGCCGATCGCACCCTGTACCACGCAGCCTTGGCGCACAGCTCCAACCACATGGTCACCCTGGTGGCCCAGGCGTCACAGCTGCTGCGGGAGATCGGCGTCGAAAGTCCTGAGTCGATGCTGGGTCCGCTGTTGCGGGCGACGCTTGAAAACGCCCTTGCATCGGGCGAATCCGCGCTGACCGGGCCGGTGGCCCGCGGAGATGTGGGTACTGTTACTGCGCACGCCCAGGCGTTGAAAGAGTACGACGCCGGCGCGGGCGGCGACGTCCTTGCCGCCTACCAGGCGATGGCGCGGGCAACAGCGCGCAGGGCCGGAAACCGCGGCCTCCTGCGCCCCGAACAACTGACGGATATTGACGCGGCTTTGGATGCCGAACCCAAAGCGACGGAAGGAAACTGA
- the panC gene encoding pantoate--beta-alanine ligase — protein sequence MAIKLVTTAAELRAESARLLAEKRGSSQGLVPTMGALHQGHAALARTAVAENDVVVATIFVNPLQFGDAVDLDRYPRTLDADMALLDAEGVDLVFAPSVDEVYPGGQPLVRVTSGPLGEKWEGASRPGHFDGALTVVAKLLHYGLPGGAAADGTTAAYRAYFGQKDAQQLALVKRMVSDLNFPVEIVPVPIVRSEDGLALSSRNRFLSAEEHEAALVLSRALRLIETRAKAHEPLDLESAVALVESQPLVELDYFDVVDPATLEPLAENCKETPFRGEGLAIIAAKVGPVRLIDNAPLFS from the coding sequence ATGGCCATCAAACTCGTGACCACCGCGGCGGAGTTGCGCGCCGAAAGCGCCCGGCTGCTTGCTGAAAAGCGCGGGAGTTCCCAGGGCCTCGTCCCCACGATGGGCGCCCTGCACCAGGGCCATGCTGCCTTGGCCAGGACGGCGGTAGCTGAGAACGACGTTGTGGTCGCAACCATCTTCGTGAACCCGCTGCAGTTCGGCGACGCCGTGGATCTGGACCGGTACCCCCGCACCTTGGATGCCGATATGGCACTGCTGGATGCCGAAGGCGTGGACCTCGTCTTTGCCCCGTCGGTGGACGAGGTCTATCCGGGCGGGCAGCCGCTGGTTCGCGTCACGTCCGGGCCGCTGGGCGAAAAGTGGGAAGGAGCGTCACGCCCCGGGCATTTCGACGGCGCCCTCACCGTGGTGGCCAAGCTGCTGCATTACGGCCTGCCTGGAGGTGCTGCAGCGGACGGCACGACGGCGGCCTACCGGGCCTACTTTGGCCAGAAGGACGCGCAGCAGTTGGCCCTTGTGAAGCGGATGGTCTCGGACCTGAACTTCCCTGTGGAGATTGTTCCCGTGCCGATCGTCCGCAGTGAGGACGGATTGGCCCTTTCAAGCCGGAACCGTTTTCTGTCAGCCGAGGAGCACGAGGCCGCCCTCGTATTGTCGCGGGCCCTGCGCCTTATCGAGACCCGCGCAAAGGCGCACGAGCCGCTCGACTTGGAGTCCGCCGTCGCGCTTGTTGAGTCCCAGCCGCTGGTAGAACTGGACTATTTCGACGTCGTCGATCCCGCCACGCTGGAACCGCTCGCCGAGAACTGCAAGGAAACTCCGTTCCGGGGCGAAGGGCTGGCGATCATCGCTGCGAAGGTGGGTCCTGTGCGGCTCATCGACAACGCGCCATTGTTTTCCTAA
- a CDS encoding DHA2 family efflux MFS transporter permease subunit: MSTDVTSDANGKPGSGAPASAGTTSTQAAASEARGSDKMSRESVTVIVTLLVATFVVILNETIMNVALQRLMTDLQVSASTVQWLATGFMLTMAVVIPTTGFILQRMSTRGAFMLAMGLFSGGTLLAALAPGFLVLLLARIVQAGGTAIMLPLLMTTILTLVPLSRRGAVMGNVSIAISVAPAMGPTVSGIILDHFSWRFMFVFVLPVALAAFAIGAKYLTNVGEREKTTLDLTSVILTVPAFGGLVYGLSQIGGSNAGVVPVIALVVGLLCLALFVFRQLKLQKSDAPLLDLRAFKFRMFTVSTLLMVVAMMALFGGVILLPLYLQNTLHLQPLETGLALLPGGLAMGLLGPVIGRIFDKVGPLPLTLSGSILMVLTLWQFSRLDEGSALGWVIALHVALSFGLALLFTPAFTTGLNPLPPHLYSHGSAIISTAQQVSGAAGTALLVSIYAVVSASSGLVAGMQAAFLAATVIAVIAVVLSAMMRKTEGAGAHGGH; encoded by the coding sequence ATGTCTACCGACGTCACGTCCGACGCAAACGGCAAGCCCGGCTCCGGAGCGCCCGCCTCGGCAGGGACAACGTCCACGCAGGCGGCGGCCTCTGAGGCGCGGGGCTCTGACAAGATGTCCCGCGAGTCCGTGACGGTCATCGTCACGCTGCTGGTGGCGACCTTTGTGGTGATCCTCAACGAAACCATCATGAACGTTGCGCTGCAGCGGTTGATGACGGACCTTCAGGTGAGTGCCTCCACGGTGCAGTGGCTGGCTACCGGCTTTATGCTCACCATGGCTGTGGTCATTCCCACCACTGGCTTCATCCTGCAGCGCATGAGTACCCGCGGGGCCTTCATGCTGGCCATGGGACTCTTCAGCGGTGGCACCCTGCTGGCAGCGCTTGCACCGGGATTCCTGGTCCTGCTGCTCGCCCGTATCGTTCAGGCCGGCGGCACGGCGATCATGCTTCCGTTGTTGATGACCACCATCCTGACCCTGGTTCCCTTGTCCAGGCGCGGAGCGGTGATGGGCAACGTGAGCATCGCCATTTCAGTGGCACCGGCGATGGGCCCGACTGTCTCGGGCATCATCCTTGACCACTTTTCCTGGCGTTTCATGTTCGTATTCGTGCTGCCCGTTGCCTTGGCCGCTTTCGCGATTGGTGCCAAGTACCTGACCAACGTGGGTGAGCGGGAAAAGACCACTCTTGACCTGACCTCCGTGATCCTCACTGTCCCTGCGTTCGGTGGCCTGGTCTATGGGCTCAGCCAGATCGGTGGCTCCAACGCAGGTGTTGTTCCGGTGATCGCGCTGGTGGTCGGACTCCTGTGCCTGGCCTTGTTTGTCTTCCGGCAGCTCAAGCTCCAGAAGTCGGACGCTCCGCTGCTGGATCTGCGTGCCTTCAAGTTCCGTATGTTCACCGTGTCCACGCTGTTGATGGTGGTAGCGATGATGGCCCTCTTCGGCGGAGTGATCCTGCTGCCGCTGTACCTGCAGAACACCCTGCACCTGCAGCCACTGGAGACCGGCCTGGCATTGTTGCCCGGTGGATTGGCCATGGGTCTGCTGGGCCCTGTCATCGGCAGGATCTTCGACAAGGTTGGCCCCCTGCCCCTGACCCTGTCCGGCTCCATCCTGATGGTCCTGACGCTATGGCAGTTCTCCCGGCTCGACGAGGGAAGTGCGCTCGGTTGGGTGATTGCCCTCCACGTAGCCTTGAGCTTTGGCTTGGCGCTGCTGTTCACGCCCGCGTTCACCACCGGACTGAACCCGCTGCCGCCGCATCTCTATTCGCATGGTTCGGCGATCATCAGCACGGCCCAGCAGGTTTCGGGCGCAGCCGGCACCGCACTGCTGGTGTCCATTTACGCCGTGGTCTCTGCATCGTCCGGACTTGTTGCCGGCATGCAGGCAGCGTTCCTGGCCGCCACGGTGATCGCAGTAATCGCCGTGGTGCTCAGCGCCATGATGCGGAAGACCGAAGGCGCCGGAGCCCACGGAGGCCACTGA